DNA from Palaemon carinicauda isolate YSFRI2023 chromosome 26, ASM3689809v2, whole genome shotgun sequence:
tcaatactaattatgttatgtacacttaataataaatttattcttactattatccacttaaaatagaaaatgcttttttttcattatttttctcttttgaagatttttttatgattttttaagcataaaaaattactctttttagcTTTTTGATAGAATCGCTATTACAGTCGCTGCTTTCTGACAcatctcttttggagaaatatctatccaaagaagcctgtttttgacgattcctcaacatattcttaaaatgactcatacacttatcattaacactacaTAACacaacttgtgtgaagtttttctgggtgtttcttttaaATGAAACTCGTAAgatttcataccaaccgatagcttcccttatttctgacgatgttgtttcttcagtctccccccccccccaactgtccTCGCCatcactagagctgtgctcttcttgaatgatcgtcaactgcattccctccaactcctttaagtcttcagacgtaagctcctccttgtgctcctcgataaggttatggacatcAGCCTCATAGACAACAAGCTCCATGGacttcccgattgaaattatttcctcaacatcacccttaGGGGCAGGATTATCAACGACCTCATCTTCGGTtaagggatcgaaaccttcaaagtctcgttctgctataACAGCTGCCCATAGTTTCTTCCATGAAGAGTtgaaggtgcgccgtgaaacctcattccaagctgtgtcgatgtcaaaatgccccttccaaaattcacggatgGTGAGTAGAGTGTTTTCAGTCACTtcaaagcatcttttgaacagatgctccgtgtaaagcttcttgaagttagcATTCACTTGCTGGACCATAGTGGCatatagagaaccttaatgaaggagaagtcaggatgaatgatgtcctcgaggtcaggagggtgagcaggggcattgtccagcaccaaaagacatttcagaggaagatcgttctcttctaaatagttcttgaaatCAGGAccaaagcagacgtttatccactcaataaatatggtcctcgtgacccaggacttagcattagacttccataaataccgagagcctctccttcgtgatattttgtgccttgctAGAATAAGTCTTTCCTTCATTGCTTTATGACCAGGAAATTTCCTTCCTTCAACTATGATATATGTACGGCgaagcattttcttccagaaaaggccagtttcctCGCAtttaaaaacttgctgaggaatgcAGCCCTATCTgtaaattacgttctcaaacttcttgaggaattcttccgcttctttcttgtcagaactggccgcctcccCATGCCTGATGTCTGAGTGAATAACAGACTTTTTCCgaaaccgatcaaaccacccatgagaagcatTGAACTCTTTAGGGGCTTGCTACGATGTTCCTTCGCCTCCGCCATCTttttgggcttccacgagatcggtaAAGATAGCGCTCGCCTTGTGCGATATTACCGAtcgcgtgagtgtatcaccagcaatttccttctctttaatccacagaataaGGAGTGTCTCCATCTCATCATTGATTGAGGTCGTTCCACttgcaaggacagtcatgcctttagaagacttacttacTTTAGTGGCTTCCTTATACTTAATAATTGTGCTAATCGTAGATTGGTTACAGCCATACGCACTAGCGAGGGTAACAATgcacatgccttcttcatatttctttatgatctccagcttcgtttccatagttattatcttcttacttctgcctttaacatcaatAGCAAtcctgggacccatggctaactaattaaagttagaattaagcactaaaatccaaaaaaatacgatatcacaagcactcacacgagatcaagtctttacgaaacgcacacgagattctgaactgagcgcgcgtatgacatagagagagagaggccgcatctctctcaggcattgtgggaggatttttgGCCAATAAGGTATCGGCATGTTAGTGACgtcgtgacgccgaccaatagcagaccagctttttagggacgtatgcagtgacgtatgagcgtggtggtaagctattgACTTGCACAGTCGTAGGGATAGAAACTGACaaatttgagttttggaattcgatgccgtaaggtggggaaaatgtcgtaatgaGGGGACGAAAAAAATTGTATTCCACACCATAATGTGAAAAAAAcctaagctggggacgccgtatgccGGGGATCTACCGTAGctgcttccaagggatatatgaactacagtgatattcccagagaatttacctttaggtctctagaattttaactcctggcaccaatatccttaacattctctgaaggatatcgcataaattagGAGACTTATATCTTG
Protein-coding regions in this window:
- the LOC137619796 gene encoding putative CENPB DNA-binding domain-containing protein 1, with the translated sequence MGPRIAIDVKGRSKKIITMETKLEIIKKYEEGMCIVTLASAYGCNQSTISTIIKYKEATKVSKSSKGMTVLASGTTSINDEMETLLILWIKEKEIAGDTLTRSVISHKASAIFTDLVEAQKDGGGEGTS